TAATTTAATGCTTTTGATGATTCCTGTTGGCTTAAGATGTGGAAtaaaagtaaactttaaaatataattacttgGACCAATAatcaaagatataaaataatggGTGAAAActgttaatagatataggaagatgtggtgtgagtgccaatgagacaactctccatccaaataacaatttaaaaaaagtaaaccattataggttaaagtacggccttcaacacggagccttggctcacaccgaacaacaagctataaagggccccaaaattacaaatgtaaaaccattcaaacgggaacttcattatttattttgtttaaaaaaaaaccagaattCAACCAGATGCAAAAATAACTTATTACCTgttcttataaaaaatacaacactGGTAAATTAacagttgattaaaaaatgtttgtacagTATAATCCTTTGTTTGCACAAGTTTTCCTTCTATTCCCACAtgaaattttatcttttcttaccagatttataaaaagtggGAATAGAGGGAATGAACCCCATgtaaattgagcacgtgtttaacatgtaaattcagataatagtttattttaaggacatccatgcgtattgtggtcaccgaatttttacgagatgggtcacactgaggtcaccttgcatacggaaaatatgtcgggggaattgcttgctggaaggaagcaattcaaataaagtaaacttcttctaaatatgaataaattaaagaattttcttcagaaaaaagtaaacgtacataagttttactatgaaaactatccattgagttataaaaaacatatgcattaattttttttgatttgaggtttcttatgactttaatagaATCTATACCATAGCAAAATAGTTTACTTACTTTATTGTatgtaaattaaacatgttcaaaCCTCATTTGAACTTtagtagatagttgtctcatatgCAACCATACCACAaccttatttttgtataaatacgCTGCATATAAGTCACTGTTGCACGagaatatatttaaaagaagtacGTAAGACCACCAGACGTCCCAGACGGAAACATTTTGATAGTTGTGAGTTAAAACTACttgatttgttatttaattagacaataaaaaaaaacctcgaaCGACAGTACCTATTGCACATTTATGTAAAGAAACGCTTCCCGTCCCGAGGAGACTCCGAGTTCAAAACTGTTTTATATccatatctttaaaataattccGCTTTCCAAATTATATATAGTACGATCATcgtaatacatgtaaatgtacacTGAAGTACATGTTGGATTATAAAGACACTTAagacatgtaaaacattttggtattaataaaattcacaataaacaatatataatcaTTTCCTTCTTATAAACCCTGAAATCCGGGAATAATGaagtaaatgttaaaaacaacaaaaatgcgTTTGGATGCGGTAGTAAATATtgttgtgttgtttattttaaacaattgctTTGCTGCTCGAAATGGTAAGTCCTTAACACAAACATTCATGATGCAAAGGTATTCTAATACTAGTATCTTCGAAGAtattcgtttatttttgtaaaaatagttCGGTGTGTGTTTTCTTTGCTATCTATGTGAAATACTGGAACTattgaaatatacaatgattTTTAATTGCGTCAAACCTGacgtaaaattcataaaattatataaatttttatattataatcatTATTCCTTTggtttatttggttttttttaactttaacgCACCATAAAGCACACGTGATTAATTCTAAATTGTTACAAGTTGTCTTCGTGATAGATTTGTAGAAAATACAATCTTAAAAAAGGTatcacaaattacaaaaaatgtaaggTGATGTCTGTAGGATAAGAAACGCAGTATTTTGTCAAAtcgaaacaaaaacaaaaagaccaaAAGTACTATACTGCTTTTTGTCTTCAGATAGATATTCGTTTGGTTTTCATTACCACTATACCATTGTTTTACTGATTACATTTCCATTTGAAGATTTGGACTTAAACAACATCGCTTCATACATTTTATCGTATATCCCTCAATAGTCGCTCAATATTTTCCATACTTCAATGCTTTATACTGTCATGTGTTTATAGATAAAAGTTCtggtacattttttatttcactttcagGAGCATCACATGTTATTATATGTGAAGACAGTACATCAACCTTAGCATGTAACGTGAATCACACGCTTCACATTAGGGCGGCCATGTTTGGTAGGTCAATGCTGTCAGTGTGCTCGGACAACGAAACAGAACTTTGCCAAACACCAGATGCACTTCATATAGTACAAGCGTTGTGTGAGGGAAAACTACAGTGTCGTATACCTGCAACCAAAGTCCTATTTGGAGATTCGTGTGGAAACATCATGAGCTATGTCGAAGTATCCTACACATGTCAATATATAACAAATAGTAAGTAACAGTAATGAactttctgtttgattttaagGAGGTGTTATGTAAATTCTAGACATGTTtataattatacttttattttaaggtTAGCAGACAACTAAACGTCTCCCATGTTAGTACccaaaaatcaaatgtatttcCAAACTGTCTTCTATGCAGAATAAACTGTTCAATAAATGTGCTATGGTTTAGGAATACTGATTTATTGGTTTTCAGTCatgcaataaattaaaagatactGATAATAGCCAAACACAAATTGAGAAAGTAATAGGTGATGACAAATGATTATACAAGGAATTACTTGATACTGatgtcaaattaaaagaaatgaagaTTCTATGAATGTACCAAGCGTCATAAAGAGAAATGGTCTTACAATTTGAATGGTTTCacattagtaattttggggccctttatagcttgttgttcggtgtgagccaaggctccgtgttgaaggccgtacattgacctataatggtttacttttttaaaattgttatttggatggagcgttgtctcatttgcactcacaccacatcttactATATCCAATGAAAAGTTTCATTCTGCGGAGTCCCCCAAAAAACATAGTCTTACCTATTCCCACAACTACAACTAGCACACAACTTTTACAGTTGTTTCCCCTGTTCTACATCCTCTGCTGCAAATTTAATGGTTATAACAAATTAAGCAAATTCTGGTGGTGCAATACTTTTATAGGAGTGTGTATGCTTCATTCCGAAATTCACGAATcagatattaaaattattgacaCAAGTTGGATTTATTTATTAGAAGATTGACAAGAACTATTTTTACTGAACATTCGTATTTGCCATCCTTAACTTGCTTTTGGTATCGACATTATCTGTCATTGAAAGTCATTTTGTATTGCATTGTGCTGTCTGGACACTGTCGGCATTATTGGTTGGAGCGTAATCATTCACTTGGTTTCGTTACAATCATAGAATTTAGAAACTATAACGTTCTTCAAAAGGAAGACATGATTAATGTCATTTTTGGAATAGAAAATGCCTTCAAGTTGTTCATTTTTCATAAGCATAACGGCTAGAAGGAAACGCAGTTATTAAACTTAAAAGTATTTCCTTTTCTGATTACAATTTATACAAGacaacaaaaattatcaatttttgaaGCAATGAACACGAATaatgtcaggttttttttatgagtTATACTTTAAGTTGGACTAAAAATTTACAGCAATTGATTGATTATCTTTATTTCCTCCATATATGaagattttacaatttatattataagaaCAGAATCAAGAACATTACACtaacatatttacatattcTAAACAACATCAAAGtatataaacagcaataaaaaaaagtccataGGTAGTTACATAATTACATATGAAATACAGTAAAAAACAAAACGTCTATAATTCACCAATtcatacaaaaacaacattagTTAAGATCAAATATGTGACTATAAAGATCATTATTGAAGAtctgatatattttatacatacaAGGCTCCATAATATACTTCCATCTAAATACTCGTAATCACCTTGATTAAAGAAACGAAAGGAATCTTCTACGTCAAGAATATCAACAATTTTGTAGAACATTTCTGTCCGAATTTTTAAAAGAGATGTACAGCAAAGTATATAATGAATAAGTATATCCGTATTATATACGTTACACAAGGAACATTTGCGTGTTTGAATTTCTTCGTTTATGTCTAAAGTCTGTTTTACTATTTTGCTCCACAGTAGTTTGTCGGGGAAAAAAAATTCAGCTACAAAGTTTTcaacaaaaacatcaatttatattttagaatcatattcaaaacagtgtggtcctggccattgattgacgacctaaattatcccattgactgggacagataaggtgaacgtttgtcggtagcaagcactgctcactatgtacttttgaaagacactgaatctgtggggtcaccaaaggttctcaacacctaaataaagcaattcgaaaaacgaatccggaataatacgatgtgttgatttacatcaaaaatataaatcgaGGCTTAACACTAACAGTATATAGTGATTGAAGtttatgttttaactttttacttGATTTATCTGATCTATCGAAAGTTTTTCCatctaataaatgtttcagCGTAAGTTCATGTTCGTTTTCTTTCGAGTATAATATTACCTAGGTTAAGACATGCTGCAAAGTCATGATTGTTGCGATTCTTAGTGGCGTAAAAGTCAAAACACTAATTTTCGATGCATTATATTTTAACGGCCATTTATATCGACTcatttacatttaattattaTGGTATATCAAGGAGGTTATATTATGTTAATATAACCTCCTTGGGTATATGAATGTACAGACATCTtcataatttaacttttttttttacagattccGTCTCAGATTTCATATTAACAAACAACAAAGCTGTAACTTTAGGTTCTTCAAATAACTGTAAGTAGCTAAAACAAGGTATATACACtgaattaaatgaaatacaGACCATGCATGCTTATTTCACAAGGGTTTCTGTCCTGACATTTACTCAGTTATATATGCTCTGAATATTTTGGACGTCTGTATCATTACAACACAACCTGAGGGTCTACAAGCAATTTCCAAAATCAGGAAGTAAAATGAGATAATGTTAGATCAATGTAAAtgaagtgtggacacagatttGTGTTTCTAGTAGTTTAGTTCTGTTTCTTTTCCCGACTTTTTTCACTATTTTCAAAAGCAAAATATGTCTTTGAACTGTTATTTTATTCAGAAGCTGCAATAAATATACCAATATAAAATAGTTCAaccttttgaaatgtttaacgCTATGAATATGTTGATATTTGTTGTTTCAGTGGTTATAGCCGTCGGTATCCTTGCAACTCTCTTTACTGTAGCAACACTAACCCTTGCGATGATTGGAATAAAAGTGTAAGTGTGCAAACATATGACAATCATTTCTGccttacaaattgaaaaaaagctaTTAAAGAAATCGAATGCattttgtttactgttttcaaaatgCGTTTCATTTGCAGTATTTTATGTCGTTCCGTGTGGTAAATGATGTAAATTGGCAAAGAAAAataagagattttttttaataaagatacCTATAGCTGCAGATATGTGTATTTATAATACTAATATAATCAGAATGAAAATATTTCTAGGAGTTTTTAAAGTCAAGACCAAAGAATACTTccagttttaattgttttacactggtaattttgggacccttcATATcttactgttcggtgtgagccaaggctccatgttgaagaccgaaCTTTGACctaaatggtttacttttatttattgtgacttggatggagagttgtctcattggcactcgtaccacctcttattaagtttatttaattaatcttatatcatttttatttatttacagatgGAAGAGGTAAGTCGTCATTAGGTTACATACACTCAGtaattaatatcaatataataaattaagCACAACCAACCTCAGATTATTCAAAAgctctatcaagaaaatttgataaattataaataagtcAATCAAACTATCGTTCTTATTGTTTACCTTGGTTAAAATTAAGGAtggaaaatggggaatatgcaGTCAAAGAggcaacccgaccaaagagcagaaaacagccgaaggcaaacATTGGGCCTTCAACACATCTAGAAAAGTCCCCCACTAAGAGGCGGGCTTCAGTTGGTACCTTAACAAAAATTGGTACTAGCTCAGTGGAAATTGACACCATTCTATATTccaaaacatgtaaatgaactaaaattaaaaaagactttaagaaaggccagaggctccttacATGGGACAGGCACACAGATGCGGTGCGGTTAAATATGTTAAGTGATAAACCAAACCCTCCACCTGTACCTAGCCAATGTTGacaaaaaacacacacacagcAATATGCATAGCAAGATGCaaagtaaaactcagtttaaatgaaaataaaaaatactggaGCCAAATATACTGatgtcttttatttcattttatttatacagaTTTATCATATCAACAAAGTTATTTCTTTCAAGAAAGAAAGATTCTCTCTTTGACTATAAGATAACCATTTATGTTTGACTTAAGataaatgttaaacaataaaacatgacaTATCGTGTTATCTCTTAATTTTCTGTATACCTTTTTTatagaatgaaatttaaaacagtgTGGTTGTGGCTATTGATTGACAGATTAAAATcatccattgactgggacaatttacgtgaacgtttgtctgtaacgaccactgTTCACTACGTACCTACGTTAGACATTTatactgtggggtcaccaaaggttgtTAAAcgcttttaattataaaataattcgaaaattaatcaggaataatctttatgatttgatttatataattgatataaatcaaaacttcGTGTTATTTCTGATTAGTTTttcgaattactttatttaggtgttgagaacctttggtggcCCCATAGTTTAAAAGTCTTTTAAAAGTGGTGGTCGTTAcatacaaacgttcacctaaatTGTCCTAGTCAATGGATGAATTTAatgtgtcaatcaatggccacagccacattgttttgaatttcattccaCATGTTATGCCAATCtatttgtttcaataaaataaaatcagtataaaaataagcattttatttaaggaataactgtaatattttttctgtctattcgaaataacattaacaatttgatgcacactgaataacgcgggAAGCGGGTTATTCAACAGTgcgcaccacattttttatgttatttcgaatagacagaaaaaaatatcacagtcattttttatgatttaattctaaattccattttaaaccgtagaaaaccatgaaaaaacgttgttgacgtcacggtcacatgactaaatgaTGTATATGTgcttataacaaaataacgtaagccaatcagaagacgtgttacatccaacATTAATCAATAGtatcgaaaacattttttttaaatcacttgtAACATTCAATCGATTcatcttttagtttttttatttagccAGTGCTTTTTTTCAGATACCGAGGGAGAATTGACTACACCCGTACTGATGAACATAATAACGACTTGGACTGGTCACTTTACGGAAATGACCATATTCAAAATGATCAGTTTTCATCAGACTTTCATAGCCCAATTTTTACTGGACGATTATCCGAACAAACAGTTGTACCAGATCTTATCTTTCGCTCGGATAGTGTTTCTTGATAAGAGACCATTCCATCAGTTGTGTTGCGTGAGCCATTTTTGATGTTGTTTGATATACATGTGTTTTTGTAGAAATTACTGTAAATGTTATTAAGACCAACTGTTATATGGTATTTGTTCTTCTCATTGTTCATGGCCTCTCGGTTATCTGTTGCCACTTGGTGTTAACATATCTTTGACGGGTTTTTCTCTtgtctttataaataattgtcttataaaaaagaagatgtggtatgattgccaatgagactactatccacaaaagaccaaaatgacacaaacattaacaatataggtcaccgtacggccttcaacaatgagcaaagcccataccgcatatagtcagctataaaaggccccgataagacaatgtaaaacaattcaagcgagaaaactaacggccttatttatgtaaaaaaaattaacgaaaaacaaatatgtaacacataaacaaacgacaaccactgaattacaggctcctgacttgggacaggcacatacataaataatgtctTGTTTACAAGCAATaatttaacacatttttatttatagactGTCACAGTTcggttattttttttgcaagtttGCTTATCACATTTggctttcatttatttaaatgaaattgaccacaatttattcaaaaactaaaaaacaaaagtcacttttgtggTTATAACTGAATCAATTTATTTGAGATCAGTTACTGGGAGCAATGTATAGTTTTGCTGATAACACGAGAAGAGACACCTTAAAACTGTGTATAAAAACTTTCTGTACTACATGTAAATATCATCGTACAGataaaagaaatcaaacaaTTTCGTGGTCTTTGGTTAGCATATGCCAAGttaagacaacagtagtataccgctgttcaaaactcataaatcgattgagaaaaaacaaagcCGGGTTGCAAACTAAACCTGAGGGCAACACATCAAAGAGATTTATGAACTTTCAGCATGACATGTAAAGAGACACCCAGCCAGTTAACAAAATAAGTGTTACTGAAAATTGTGTTAACTGGCTCAATTTAAATCGACAGTTTTTGTTAGAGATCAGTGAAGACGTTACGCACGTTATTGCGTCAATACCGTGTAATCAACCAGTCCACACTAATAAACAGCTTTTCTATAAAATCATAACAGTTAagttatataaaacttttatcaataaacTAGACAGGTAAatactatttcgaaaaaaagtacaattttttttatcatattttctttaGTCTAAAATATATAAGGACCACATATTTACAAAACGTCAAAAAAATGCGTGTCAGACGTAACAGACATAACAGACTATACGCATTATCACTTTAGCAGGGGTGTTTGTGTTCTTCAAAATAGTGTTATTTCCACGAAAATTCGAATGAATGATATgctttatatataacaatattactGGATATGCGTTTCTAATACGACCAACAcaattttttggcaaa
The genomic region above belongs to Mytilus trossulus isolate FHL-02 chromosome 7, PNRI_Mtr1.1.1.hap1, whole genome shotgun sequence and contains:
- the LOC134727198 gene encoding D-galactoside-specific lectin-like → MLKTTKMRLDAVVNIVVLFILNNCFAARNGASHVIICEDSTSTLACNVNHTLHIRAAMFGRSMLSVCSDNETELCQTPDALHIVQALCEGKLQCRIPATKVLFGDSCGNIMSYVEVSYTCQYITNNSVSDFILTNNKAVTLGSSNNLVIAVGILATLFTVATLTLAMIGIKV